The Cololabis saira isolate AMF1-May2022 chromosome 20, fColSai1.1, whole genome shotgun sequence genome includes a window with the following:
- the leap2 gene encoding liver-expressed antimicrobial peptide 2: MQNRGFFTPRKAGVAVCILLLIIAQVCAVPLASRVQSSSDQRANSREEHPLGTLRRVARMTPLWRIMNSKPSGAFCQNHFECSTGLCRAGRCSTSQRSSSEPVKY; encoded by the exons ATGCAGAATAGAGGCTTCTTCACCCCAAGGAAAGCAGGAGTGGCAGTCTGTATTCTGCTGTTAATTATAGCTCAG GTATGTGCAGTTCCGTTGGCCTCGCGCGTCCAGTCCAGCTCTGACCAGAGGGCAAATTCAAGGGAGGAACACCCCCTGGGCACGCTGAGGAGAGTTGCTCGGATGACTCCACTGTGGAGGATCATGAACAGCAAACCTTCTGGCGCGTTCTGCCAAAACCACTTCGAATGCTCCACAGGACTCTGCAG GGCGGGACGCTGCTCCACGAGCCAACGGTCGTCGTCTGAGCCTGTGAAATATTAG